Genomic DNA from Cloeon dipterum chromosome 3, ieCloDipt1.1, whole genome shotgun sequence:
CCTTGCGCAATGTCCACTAAGGGAGAGTTTGCTAACAAAGGAAACAATGGAGACAATGTCGACTTTGTTCGCGTACACCACGGCAAATAAATCGCCGCCGGGGCTGAACTGAACATCAATGCAGTCAGCAGCGGCAGCCGTTCGGATCATTTCTAGATCGTCCAGCTCGATGCTCATCAAGCATACGCATTCTTTGAAAAGAACAAGTGTGTATAAacctaaaatgaaataattttttattaaagcagaggaaaatcctatttttttataccCAGGGGATGAACCGACACGCTGACAGGTGGGGTGTCAAATTTTCTCAGCAGCTCCTGCTTGCCCGTGTCGTAATTCCACACGCGCACGGTGGCGTCTTGGGCACCGCAGGTTACGAAAATAGACCTCCACACGCAGACCGAAAGACCGACCACGGGTCCCAAGTGAAGGGGCTCCCCAAAGGGATGCATTGGCTCGATTTCACTCGCGCCAGAGAGCTTTGCTTGAAATAGCTGCGCCTCCTCGGTGCTGCAGGCGAGCGTGGAGCAGTCGGGGCTAACCGCGAGAGACCAGACAGCGCGGCTGGCACCAGGTTTGGGGCTGTAGGTCGTTTTCAGAAGGTAAGTCTGGCCCGGCTCAAGAGTGAATCGCGCCACTTGACACGGCTCGCCGAAACCAACcaaaaatccctttttgaAAGCCACTACAGACGtcactttttcttttgaagccCGAGGAATACTTTCCTCCCAGTTTctagagtttaaaatttgaacataaaatattttgtttataaactATTAGAAGCTTAACTCATTTTTAGAGGGCAGAGAAACTTTCTGTAGTCCGTAAGCGCGGAAAACCGCCCGCAACTCATTGGACTCGATGAGCAGCAGCCTTCCATCGTCAGTGCCGGCTAAAATGCGGTCGGAAGTAAGCCAAGCAACACTGCTTAAAGGATAATTTTGCGCTTTGTAAAATCCAAACTGCCGCCAGGAGCCGTCAACCAATTGCAGAAGTCGGAATAAGTCCGGTCCAACCAACGCTAAAGTTGCAGCGTCACTTGGATTGCAAGCCACCTGcgattcaattaattatagcTTACTTTGTGCCAACATAAACTATATGTGTATATCATGTATATTAAATAAGTTTAATGCTACTGAAACATCaagtattttattcattcaataaaagttttattaactttaaatttaataaaaaaatataaatatcaggaacacatcaaaaaattatgctgGCAGGGCCTCCTTGTGCTACATATTAAAAGGACTCATATATCGACAAGAcccgaaaaataataaataattgaatctaataaacaaattaaatataagaaTTAAACTGACAATAATTAGTGCTTCTGACGAAACAAGAAACGCCTGCAAATGtgaaagtatgcaaccggctcatCATTCAAGTTGTGCGGGCAGCAGACAAGTTGAacgcttttttatattttgctagATCTTACAATCAGTAGAAGTTGAAGAATTCGATTGAATAGACAACTCTAATAGGAGCAGTGACCTGCTTTACTGGAACGTGTGGCTGAGCTGCCATATTGGCTCTGGTTTTGCTGTCCAGCGTCTTGGAAGCAACATTGTAGCAGAATAGCATCCAGTCAGGCTCGGTGGTAATCACAATTATCAGCTGCCCGTCGCATGAAAATTGAAGGCACGCGATGTCTTGAGCGCTCGAATCACTCGGTATTTCGAGActtgcaaaatattgcaaattcgAAGTGGAGTACAACGACACTTGCGGACTGCCGCCTCCTTCCGCACATGCGACCACATCccttaaaaatggaaaatatttagagcTGAATGGAATCaagtaaataatcaaatacTTTTTAGGACTGATGCAAATAGCATTGATTGGCTTCAGTTTGTTGTGGAGATGAATGTACTTTTGGCTCCGAGGATCTTGAAGGCTGTGTAGCACTAGCACTCCGCCAGCTGGATAGATAATGCATTCATTTGATGCAAAATGGACATTGTGAGTAGTGCTGGGCTTCAAGCCGTAAATGAAATGAGGTTGCAAAGCAAGGTTTTGTTTCGCAACCATTATGCGCTTATTTGCATGTTGCTTATTTGTATCCTCATAACTAAGCAAGCCAAGTTTGTTGCCATGACTACCCATACTTAAGGGGAATATGTTTCCAGTCACTGGACTACGATTGATATTTTCAAGGCTgcacttgaaatattattaacgCTTCAAATATCATGCTTCCAGATAGCAATTGTGTACTTACCAAAgactaattattattaccgCAAATAAGTCCTCAAGACAGATTTGAcgtgtttttttgttttagatgGAATAacgttttttctttcaaggagaaatcaatataaaaaaatcaatgatatTCAATAAGAAATGTTATTtatcaaacaatttattcagATTTGACTTTCTTTTCCTCTTGTTTAGGAGCAGACGAGTTCAATACACACCACAAAATCATCCAAATGGGAAACAAAATGACACAACCAGCTGTTAGAATCCAGTTTCCATAGATGTATCTGTCCATGGTGCTGAACATCAGTGACTGCTTGATGGCATCAAACACAATGGCCGAGGTCAAGTTTTCGAAGGAAAATGCATAAATGGCGGAACCAGAAACAGCAATAGAGAGAAGCACAATGGGATGAAACACCAGCATCAGCAATCGGAGGAAAAGCTTCCTGAAACTAATTtacgaaataattattttactggtGGCACATGTAGTAAAATACAACACCTTCCACTTGATTGAACATCTAAAAACAATGCTATTGGCGTGTAGAGAACACCAGTGAGAAGGGCCAGCGAGACATTGTGCATTCCAACAGCAACCATTGCGACAGAGAACTCCAACAGAACCAAAATATGAAGCAGTGGAGCACTACTccaaaggtttatttttttcctgaaatcaAACTGCCATATAAGAATCAATTAAAAGCAATAGGAAATAACTTACAGTCGAAGTGCGATTGGTAAGAGCACAGAGATGgcagaaaaaatgaagaaagcTAGTGATATAGCGTCGATGGTCATGAGTCCGAATTCAAGTCCCAATCTGCTGAATGTTTCTGTTTGGGTCACAAGCAACACTCCAAAGAGGTGGATTGATATCCAGGTGACTCCAATGGTTTGTACAACAGACGGCCAGTCAGTGACGTTTGCGGGACTCTCCTCTTGGATTGCTTCATTCAGTTTGAGCCACATCGCAAAAGCCCTGATCAAAAGCCCGCCGGCCAGAAGGCAAACACACGGAATGTACAGACCTGTAAAAGGGTAATTGTTCAGAGTAAGGTGTTGAGTTAAATTTGTAGATTTTCCTGACCAATTGAGATGTATCTATTGCTTGAGGGCAAAAGGTAGAAGAAAAACGACTGGTGGAACCGCTCAAGCAGATTGTTCAAGCTTCTGAATACACCCTCCATTAtcctaaaatgaaaatttttctcaatatgGTTCATTGAAACTTCCGCTTGTTTTGGGCACATTTGCATGActagttttgaataaatatttttattactgatACTAACCTTCCAACTTGATAAAAACCAGGCCCATACTGACGCTCTTTGTTTTCAAACCCTTCAATGGTGACTGCAGATATTCCATATCTTCAGTGAAATAGaaagattcaatttattttttgtattctcattcagaaaaaacaaacaattaaccTCAAGAATAGACCATGGTTTCCATTTGGAACGCCCGCAGCCTGTGTTGTAACCATCAACATGAGCGTCTTCAAAGACTTAAGATAAGAGGACAGAGTCAAGTGACCCTCCCAGCTCTCTTCATTGTGGAATGTGTGGCGAACATTCTCCTTGGAGCTCATCCTGTGGACTAAGTTGACCAAATCCAAATTCGGAAGCTGTCCATTCAGTCCTTCGATTTTGACATTGAGGTGGCTAATAACCTCTCCGTACAGCTCCAGGTTGATTGCGGCCTGTGCATGAGagttccaaaattaattttctaacttATTGTCAGTGAGACGATCAAACTCACCTGAATTGCACCTGATCGTCCTTTGAGGTCGTTATGCTGCAAAATTCCTTTACCACAGCTGACCTGGTGGTAAGCTTCAAGCCACGCCTGCACCCCTAGTTGCTCATGCTGGGTGTATAGGAAAATGATATCCTTTGCCCAGTATTTTTGTTCTGATGGCAAATGTTGCAGACCGTGAGTAAAAAGctaataattgaataatttgccTTACTTCGGAAATACTTTGCGAGTGATAAGGACAGGGCAACTCCTGGAAGAGTGCCGATGTTAGAGCTTGCCACTGGTCTGTATGGGATCGACAAAACAAGCGCTTCAGTGCTTGCAGCTCTCGGGGCTCGGATTAtgccataaatatttttcccagtGTAGttctgtcaaaatattttatctcaaaccattcatttatatcaatttatttgcttacAACGCCAAGTCCCATGGGATAGTTTAGCGAATACTCGTGGGTGTACACATCTAATCCGATTTGTCTCAGTTTGGACCTAAGCCAGGTGTATGGCATATCATTTGGATACCTATCAGCCTCAGTCTTCAGCTCTTCGTACAGATTTTTGGCGATAACTTTGTCGTTGAACTCTCCCTTGACCAGTCCTGGTAGAAGTGCATTTTCCGAAAAGTACGTGCCtaaaaattttttacacatttaaatatattcgtttataacaaaagcaaataaataagcatAATTGTGTACGAAATCGCATCACTCGCTAAAATAGCGCCAAATGGTGTCcaatatctttttttaatcttatctACATAATATTCGATATATTGATGTACTTTAAAAACTCTCACCTGCATTATAAGGTTCATATACGATCAGCAAGAACCAGGCAATGCTCGCAACATACATTAGCAAGCAAAGCCGGCTGTGGTAGTGGACTAGATATTGGGAAAATTTGCCGCGCCCTGCGCCTGGATCAGTGAGGAGACCCATTTGTAGATGATTATTTTAGGAATGTATTTTtagatgatatttttaagtcAGCAAAATCCACGTTCAGCAAAATAGTACTACAttatattttggcaaaaatttgaGTGAAGGGAGTTGTCAGATTTGCGGCCCTAACAGCAGCCGGTTTTTGTTTACACACAAACTTCTACAATTCCTACGCTAGGTGGCAGCTGAAACAATCGACCTTCAAGAACACGCCGCTTCTGCGTGCTCCTGTCATGTCAACTCCGCCCACGTCCATTTGACTGAAGGAAAGGAGAGGAGCAGCAAGAAGCAATCGCCAAGCGGAGGAGCAAGCAAGGAGCAGCAAGCAGCCCAGAGTTGAACCAAAATACTTTGACGCTTTGCTAGTAGGTTAATTTcttaaagcaatatttttacgagACCAATGGATTTTCGATCAAGTTTGATCTTGGTATAATTAGTTTTTGTTCAGTTTTATTCCCAGTTTGCCTAAATGTAGATAAAATGCATAAACACAAAccgagaaaattgttttccaccAATATGTGTACACAGGCTTGTAAGGAGGGTACAGTAACAGatctttaataataattatctttttcaGGACTAGCAAGATAATTCAGTGGAATTCATTGCTCTTTGCCAACGTTGCTTACAAAACTATTATTGCGACATTTCAATAAGGTAAAACCGAAATCATTTCATAACAcaattttccagcaattttaccatttttaccTTAGCAGCTGGTCCAAGAAGTGTCAAAGATGGAAACTCCCATGGCTCTTTCAGACAAGATAAACGAGTGGCTTGAATGGGACAAGGTTTGTAGATGCTTATTTATTGTGCCTTTTTTAACTATGTACATATTGTTAAACAGAATGAGAAAACTCGAttggaggtgaaaaaattgATGTCCTCCGGTGATAATGAGAAGCTCCAAAAGCTGCTCATGTCGCGAATGGAATTTGGCACTGCAGGACTTCGAGGCAGGATGGGCACAGGCTACTCCCAAATGAATGATTTAGTCATCATTCAAACCAGCCAAGGGCTTGCCTCATACCTCAGGTCATGCAATGACAAGTCAACCACACAAGGAGTTGTTATTGGTTTTGATGGGCGGCACAACAGCAGGAGGTTGTTGCTATGATTAAACTTGCATCTGTTTTTGCATAGCTCAAGTCCACATTTATAGATTTGCGGAACTATCAGCTGTCGCGTTTTTGCAAAAAGACATCCCTGTGTATTTGTACTCCCATTTGTGTCCAACACCATTCGTCCCATTTGCTGTGGACCTGTTTGGATGTGCTGCAGGCGTGATGGTCACTGCATCTCATAACCCGAAAGATGATAACGGCTACAAAGTTTACTGGGGAAATGGCGCACAGGTAAGATGCTTGTTTTATTCTCGAAAGGAAATTGTTTGATCTGAATTATGGAGAATGTCGAAGATTAAACGATCAATCATATGCTCAAAGTTCACTAAAGGTCAATTGTGTATTGTGTTTCTCATGTTTCCCAACTGTATCAAGtttcatatttgaaattcTTGCAGATCATATCTCCGCATGATAAAAACATCCAAGCTAGTATTTTGAATAACCTCGCTCCTTGGGCTAAAGCCTGGGACACAAATTTCCTGGAGAAACACGCTGATCTTCAAGACCCCCTTCCAAAGGTATGAGTatgttaatattaaatttcattccctCAATAAGCTAAATATATCTAAGCGTGAGATcaaaagattgaaaatttaggaaatttgactttttagtCTCACTAGatcactgttttttttaggTCATGAAAGAATATTACTCCATTCTGTCAGAGAGCGTTCTGGACCATCACTGCAATGAATCCAGCtctacaaaaattgtttacactGCCATGCACGGTGTTGGCTACACTTACATGGTTGAGGCGTTCAAAGTTGCAGGATTTAAGGtataattttcactaaaaCATTGGagtctgaaattaattatttcaaaacagcCATTTGTATCAGTGAAAGAGCAACAGGATCCAGATCCTGAATTTTCCACTGTAGATTTCCCAAACCCAGAAGAGGGCCAGAGCGCGCTTGACTTGGCATTGCAAACTGCTGACAGGGAAGGATGCTCTTTGATCCTTGCAAATGACCCTGACTCTGACCGCCTGGCTGCTGCAGAACAAGGTCCAGGGTAAGTTGACACAAATTAAACTTCATGGGCGTTTGTGACAAAGAATGATGTATCAGCAGGGGTCAGATCCGCGTTGTAATAGTTTCCCACCAGTCAAAATATGGGCTATCAAGAgttatgtttttttctgtGGGAGTATCACGAGTGTGTTCTTTCTGATTTTATCAGCAAAGTCAATTCATGTAAcgtttttaaacatatttttgctacCTTAAAGCGCCATACCCCAGCCAACTTGCGCATCACACAAATCTAATCACCACTGGAATGTATTACGTAATACAATTCCAATTATGTAGTTGTTTggagctaaatttaaataaaaaagtctttgtaatatttgcaattatttaaaacaaatataatatgagaaattccttttttgtaGTGGTGAGTGGCATGTATTCAGTGGAAATGAACTTGGCGCTCTGTTGGGCTGGTGGATCTTGCATAGCTACCGCAAAAAGAACCCTACTGCTGATTTGTCCAACGCCTACATGCTAGCCAGCACTGTCTCCTCAAAACTGTTGAGGTCCATGGGAAAGAAAGAGGGATTCAACTTTATTGTAAGTTGAAAgccaaatatttatgttttaccATGATTCTTATGCCATGTCTGCTACCAGGAAACCTTAACTGGTTTCAAGTGGATGGGTAACAAGTCAAGGGAGCTTGAATCTCAGGGACGCACTGTTCTCTTTGCCTATGAGGAAGCCATTGGATTCATGTGCGGAACCTCAGTTGTTGACAAGGATGGGATTTCAGCTGCTGTCAGAGTTGCTGAGCTGATTGCTTATCTTGACCAGGAAGGATCCACCCTTTTGAAGAAGTTGAACGACATTTACACAGAgtaagcttaaaaattaatttttttacagtacTTAAGGATATTAGATATTAGGATCCTAATCTCTACTACTATTAGCAGTTCTGTTGTTACCGTTCcctaaatatcaatttatttacagatATGGCTATCATATCAGCCTAAACTCCTATTACTTATGCTATGAGCCACCAACTATAAAGAAGCTGTTTGATCAGCTTCGTACCATTGGTGGAAAAACTAATTCTGTAAGAGCCTaattctttgaattaaatttaaaatattaatgtctTTTGAAAATGCAGTATCCTGACTCCATTCTTGATGGAAAGTACAAAGTGGTCAGCGTCCGTGACTTGACCACGGGCTATGACACCAGTCAGCCTGGTAACAAGGCCATCTTACCAGTTTCCCGCTCCAGTCAAATGATAACTTTCGAATTTGAAAATGGCTTGGTCGCTACTCTCCGAACCAGTGGAACAGAGCCAAAGATAAAGTACTATACTGAATTGTGCGCCTCTCCGCAACAACAGTAAGTTATCTCCTGCATTATTGAAATAAGTATtagattatttataattgtaatttgCAGGGACAAGGAGAAACTCCACAAAATCCTGCGCGAGATGGTTGATGCTATTTGCACAGAATTCCTGAAGCCAGAAGCGTTTGGTTTGAAAGCTAGACCAACCTAAGGTACTCAATTTTACAAGCCAGTCATCAACAAGGTTAATCTTGTTCTAATAACCAGACTATGAATTACATTAGTCTAGTCTACTTTTTGGCTTTGCAAAATCATGTTTTACTGTGAagtgttttacaaaaattcagttttagaCAGTAAGTTTAGAACCATTCCGTTAATCATTAATTTGTGATCAGATAAATACAAATTAGGATAGCGTGGCCTTtgatatttacaaattaaactgattttttacttatatTATTGGCTTAATTTAACTGTGAATTGATAAATGTGGTAAtgtaatctaaaaataaattaatataaagttCAATTCATTTATTCTTCAATGCCAAGCAAAGAACTGACATAATTATGAACCCAGTCCTTCATTGAATTCATGTAGTCATCAACTGCTTGATGAATGTTCGAGAAGGTCAGGTTTACTCCAAGGTTGCATGCTGGGGGAGAATTAAACGTAGATCCATACAAAGAAACCATTGTCTGCTCGTAAATTACAATGGCCACGATCGCATCTTCAACAAGCGCTTCTGAACGAAGCGAAAGCCGAGCATGGGCTTCAGCCATGGTGGTCCTGAGAATATAAGAAAATATGAGAAAGTAGGCCGagtcataatttattttccatacaGATTTTGCACAGCTCCAATTGGCAAGCACTGCTCAGTTGAGCTCCCTCCATTTGCTCTGGCTCTCCTGCTTGCTACGAAGTAGTTTCTGATCAAATTGCCTGCTTCCTCAGTTACTTTCACTTTTTTAGAAGCAACTGATGCAATTTgctgataaaattataaagtcAAAATTTGCTGCTAATTGTTAGATTGAATTAAACatgccaattttaaatctgcttCTGACAATGGTTCATCCAATACGATTTCCCTTACGCTTAGAGCTTTTCTCAAAATGTAATCAGCCAGATAGAAGTTTTCCTCGTCAGTCGTGTCCACTGTTATAGGCAACCCAAAAACACTACAAGCAAATCATTTAACCTTAAGATAGAATATTAAGTAAATGTGTTACTCAATAACTGGTTTCATAAGCTTTTTGTCCAAGTGATGGCAGTAAGTCCACACAGACGCTTTCATGGGGAACTCCAGTAAATTGTTTGGCAACTTAATTGTTGCAACGCCCTTTTCAAtggctaaaatttattttcatcaaaatggATGAGCATGAAGTATGGATTCACACAAGCTCACCACTCAAAATTTCAGTCCTGGCTTCTTTCTTCAACCCGGTCCATTCCCCAACAAAACAAACTCCCCAAGAAGCCAGAACCAGTGATCCGGCTTCAATGAAATGATCCACCTGAAAAGGAAATGGTTGATTTCTGTTGAATGAGATtattattggatttttaagCAGCATCGCATAATGGTTGATGCGTAGTAAAGTATTTTGAACCAGATATTCCTGGGCTGAACTCACCTTATCCTCTTCAGACTTTTTAGCAATTCCACTGGTTGCATTTTGACAGCTGTGGAAAACGCTCCTTGGTGCAAGTTTTGCTGCCGACTCCATAACTTTCGACGCGAGTATATTTTCTCGACCAAGTATGAAGAGAGGCAGCGGCCTGTGCGAACCCTGTTAAActcgattaaattttcaattttaactgtcTATCATGAATCCCACCTGAGATGCCATGCTCAAAAGCATGCCCATTCTGGCGTTGAACAGGCATCCCTGTGGAAGGATTTCTTTCCCCAGGTGCATCGACagagcagcaacagcagcccAAGGAGAGCTCTCATATTGTGCATACAAATCTTTTAGCGGATCGgaaattgcgattttttgcGGCAAAGCAGCGCTCACAGGCCTTGAGCACGCAAGAAAGGCTAGATTTGGCGATCTCTGCACAGCAACCGGTCTGCACAATATTTGAACAGAGCATCCAATCAGCAGCCCAGAAGACAGGTCATCtaaacaaactgaaattgATTGATCTGATTAAATCGagttaacatttttaacacCTCTGAAGATGACTCGGATTGCTTTGGTTTTTCCTTTTGTAGAACAATCTAATCCACTTAAGGGAAGCAGTGTGCCGATCACTTCTTCTCCAACGTCACGCTCCTCAGGCACTTCAATATcttcagaattgcaaaaattgcaaagtcGACCTCTAATCCACGCGCCAAGATGTCTCTTTGGCGCTGCCCCAGGACAGGTACCAGCCTTGCCCTTGCATCTCGAAACACTGCTGCGGCTAGAAATTTGCGCATATGGTTTTCTAGGAAAGATGATctcattcatttaaaataaacccaCATGTAATTTGAAGAAGATGAGTATGATGAGAGGACCCCTGTGATTAGGACAAGCTGGAGTTTGGAGGAGTCCTCCAGGTGTAGATTTTCGGTTTCATCAAAACATAACCTCAGGGGCGTGTGAATCTGCTCTAAATCTGCCTCACTCAGAATGGTTTTGCCACCAAGAAAATCCCTCAGAACATGTAATGCTACCTGTTGCATGAGCTTTTCTACCAGAGCAGGCTCCTTCGTAAAAATGAAGAACAGATACTCTGttcagaaaaatgaaagatgtttattttaatttatataataatagtACATATTaacataaaacaaaaaaatttaaaataatattaaagttATTACTAATCTGTAATCCACATTATTAACATTAATTCTTACAtgagaataaaaatgacaatgtATCTAATACATTGTATGTATGTA
This window encodes:
- the Pgm2a gene encoding phosphopentomutase, encoding METPMALSDKINEWLEWDKNEKTRLEVKKLMSSGDNEKLQKLLMSRMEFGTAGLRGRMGTGYSQMNDLVIIQTSQGLASYLRSCNDKSTTQGVVIGFDGRHNSRRFAELSAVAFLQKDIPVYLYSHLCPTPFVPFAVDLFGCAAGVMVTASHNPKDDNGYKVYWGNGAQIISPHDKNIQASILNNLAPWAKAWDTNFLEKHADLQDPLPKVMKEYYSILSESVLDHHCNESSSTKIVYTAMHGVGYTYMVEAFKVAGFKPFVSVKEQQDPDPEFSTVDFPNPEEGQSALDLALQTADREGCSLILANDPDSDRLAAAEQGPGGEWHVFSGNELGALLGWWILHSYRKKNPTADLSNAYMLASTVSSKLLRSMGKKEGFNFIETLTGFKWMGNKSRELESQGRTVLFAYEEAIGFMCGTSVVDKDGISAAVRVAELIAYLDQEGSTLLKKLNDIYTEYGYHISLNSYYLCYEPPTIKKLFDQLRTIGGKTNSYPDSILDGKYKVVSVRDLTTGYDTSQPGNKAILPVSRSSQMITFEFENGLVATLRTSGTEPKIKYYTELCASPQQQDKEKLHKILREMVDAICTEFLKPEAFGLKARPT
- the LOC135940982 gene encoding minichromosome maintenance domain-containing protein 2-like isoform X2 → MQQVALHVLRDFLGGKTILSEADLEQIHTPLRLCFDETENLHLEDSSKLQLVLITGVLSSYSSSSNYIRSSVSRCKGKAGTCPGAAPKRHLGAWIRGRLCNFCNSEDIEVPEERDVGEEVIGTLLPLSGLDCSTKGKTKAIRVIFRDDLSSGLLIGCSVQILCRPVAVQRSPNLAFLACSRPVSAALPQKIAISDPLKDLYAQYESSPWAAVAALSMHLGKEILPQGCLFNARMGMLLSMASQGSHRPLPLFILGRENILASKVMESAAKLAPRSVFHSCQNATSGIAKKSEEDKVDHFIEAGSLVLASWGVCFVGEWTGLKKEARTEILSAIEKGVATIKLPNNLLEFPMKASVWTYCHHLDKKLMKPVIDVFGLPITVDTTDEENFYLADYILRKALSVREIVLDEPLSEADLKLQIASVASKKVKVTEEAGNLIRNYFVASRRARANGGSSTEQCLPIGAVQNLTTMAEAHARLSLRSEALVEDAIVAIVIYEQTMVSLYGSTFNSPPACNLGVNLTFSNIHQAVDDYMNSMKDWVHNYVSSLLGIEE
- the LOC135940982 gene encoding minichromosome maintenance domain-containing protein 2-like isoform X1, which gives rise to MEFRMQKELLNYLAAEGFLQDLATAGVKYLQAISDVRAKGLLGPPLCFRPEINLTKLETVSEYLFFIFTKEPALVEKLMQQVALHVLRDFLGGKTILSEADLEQIHTPLRLCFDETENLHLEDSSKLQLVLITGVLSSYSSSSNYIRSSVSRCKGKAGTCPGAAPKRHLGAWIRGRLCNFCNSEDIEVPEERDVGEEVIGTLLPLSGLDCSTKGKTKAIRVIFRDDLSSGLLIGCSVQILCRPVAVQRSPNLAFLACSRPVSAALPQKIAISDPLKDLYAQYESSPWAAVAALSMHLGKEILPQGCLFNARMGMLLSMASQGSHRPLPLFILGRENILASKVMESAAKLAPRSVFHSCQNATSGIAKKSEEDKVDHFIEAGSLVLASWGVCFVGEWTGLKKEARTEILSAIEKGVATIKLPNNLLEFPMKASVWTYCHHLDKKLMKPVIDVFGLPITVDTTDEENFYLADYILRKALSVREIVLDEPLSEADLKLQIASVASKKVKVTEEAGNLIRNYFVASRRARANGGSSTEQCLPIGAVQNLTTMAEAHARLSLRSEALVEDAIVAIVIYEQTMVSLYGSTFNSPPACNLGVNLTFSNIHQAVDDYMNSMKDWVHNYVSSLLGIEE
- the GAA1 gene encoding glycosylphosphatidylinositol anchor attachment 1 protein → MGLLTDPGAGRGKFSQYLVHYHSRLCLLMYVASIAWFLLIVYEPYNAGTYFSENALLPGLVKGEFNDKVIAKNLYEELKTEADRYPNDMPYTWLRSKLRQIGLDVYTHEYSLNYPMGLGVNYTGKNIYGIIRAPRAASTEALVLSIPYRPVASSNIGTLPGVALSLSLAKYFRKQKYWAKDIIFLYTQHEQLGVQAWLEAYHQVSCGKGILQHNDLKGRSGAIQAAINLELYGEVISHLNVKIEGLNGQLPNLDLVNLVHRMSSKENVRHTFHNEESWEGHLTLSSYLKSLKTLMLMVTTQAAGVPNGNHGLFLRYGISAVTIEGFENKERQYGPGFYQVGRIMEGVFRSLNNLLERFHQSFFFYLLPSSNRYISIGLYIPCVCLLAGGLLIRAFAMWLKLNEAIQEESPANVTDWPSVVQTIGVTWISIHLFGVLLVTQTETFSRLGLEFGLMTIDAISLAFFIFSAISVLLPIALRLKKINLWSSAPLLHILVLLEFSVAMVAVGMHNVSLALLTGVLYTPIALFLDVQSSGSFRKLFLRLLMLVFHPIVLLSIAVSGSAIYAFSFENLTSAIVFDAIKQSLMFSTMDRYIYGNWILTAGCVILFPIWMILWCVLNSSAPKQEEKKVKSE